The following coding sequences are from one Syngnathus acus chromosome 14, fSynAcu1.2, whole genome shotgun sequence window:
- the LOC119133715 gene encoding forkhead box protein O1-A-like — protein sequence MAEAPPLQVDSDFEPLTRPRSCTWPLPELVDPASSTTSSPAPSVQHEPPGNGEFPRNLCLLEEDYEEDPEHDLHVSHSARVHLHQHLPQPPPLLASQQQVVPHGAAPSGGSSQRKSSSSRRNAWGNMSYADLITRAIESSPEKRLTLSQIYDWMVKSVPYFKDKGDSNSSAGWKNSIRHNLSLHSRFVRIQNEGTGKSSWWMLNPDGGKNGKSPRRRAASMDNNSKFTKSRGRATKKKMALQDGGAEAGASSPGSQYSNWLGSPSSHSNEDFESWGSFRTRASSDASTLSGRRSPFPSEQDDLGEAEGHLMYPGGSKIAPPLPSLSEVSGPMGGSEMVMENLTDNMNLMFPKNPQMGSDSSNVAMLQGGPYNAPRPQQDFRKCMYPQARIDSMSPVALNPLQETKQDYLVYENQYICSANLLKELMSSEAVTRRNMIPFKDSPISHVGRGRCPVPTYDNQSQLVAHNGTKMIHPVRHVNTHSIHNQGPPTSRDLNSGNLMPLTCLSGLSGRPPQMTTLRTHMQLSRGHPACAHDVTAPYRSSYRELHPNTHYQEHLPSDLDNMSIETFECDMESVLHDTLMDGGGLDFNFDPAAGSQVFPQRVKTTSHS from the exons ATGGCAGAGGCTCCACCACTCCAAGTAGACTCGGACTTTGAGCCTCTCACGCGGCCGCGCTCTTGCACCTGGCCGCTGCCGGAGCTCGTCGACCCGGCCAGCTCCACCACATCTTCCCCGGCCCCGTCTGTGCAGCACGAGCCGCCGGGAAACGGCGAGTTCCCCCGCAACCTGTGCTTGTTGGAGGAGGACTATGAGGAGGACCCGGAGCACGACTTGCATGTGTCCCACTCTGCACGGGTGCACCTCCACCAGCACCTGCCGCAGCCGCCCCCCCTGCTCGCGTCCCAGCAACAGGTGGTCCCTCATGGTGCGGCGCCCTCGGGTGGCTCCAGCCAGAGGAAGAGCAGCTCGTCCCGTCGCAACGCTTGGGGGAACATGTCATACGCCGACCTCATCACCAGGGCCATCGAGAGCTCACCCGAGAAGAGACTGACCCTGTCTCAGATTTACGACTGGATGGTGAAGAGCGTCCCTTACTTCAAGGATAAAGGAGACAGCAACAGCTCTGCGGGGTGGAAG AACTCCATCAGACACAACCTATCACTGCATAGTCGCTTTGTGCGCATTCAGAACGAGGGAACGGGCAAAAGCTCTTGGTGGATGCTGAACCCCGACGGGGGGAAGAATGGCAAGTCACCTCGACGCAGAGCTGCCTCCATGGACAACAACAGCAAGTTCACCAAAAGCCGAGGAAGAGCCACAAAGAAAAAG ATGGCTCTCCAGGATGGCGGGGCTGAAGCAGGAGCAAGCAGTCCTGGTTCCCAGTACTCCAACTGGCTGGGAAGTCCAAGCTCCCACAGCAATGAGGACTTTGAGTCCTGGGGCTCCTTCAGAACCCGCGCCAGCTCGGACGCCAGCACCCTGAGTGGCCGGCGTTCGCCTTTCCCCTCCGAGCAGGACGACCTCGGGGAAGCCGAGGGTCACCTTATGTATCCAGGGGGGAGTAAGATtgccccacccctccccagCCTTTCTGAAGTGTCTGGACCCATGGGTGGCTCAGAGATGGTCATGGAGAACTTGACGGATAACATGAACCTGATGTTCCCAAAGAACCCCCAAATGGGTTCTGACTCCTCTAATGTCGCCATGCTTCAGGGTGGGCCCTATAACGCCCCCCGACCGCAACAGGACTTCCGAAAATGCATGTACCCTCAGGCCAGGATCGATTCCATGTCCCCTGTTGCGCTGAATCCGCTGCAAGAGACCAAGCAGGACTATTTGGTTTATGAGAACCAATATATCTGCTCCGCCAACCTCCTTAAAGAGCTGATGTCCTCAGAAGCAGTCACTAGAAGAAACATGATTCCCTTTAAGGATTCACCAATTTCTCACGTTGGGAGGGGCCGTTGTCCAGTGCCCACCTATGACAACCAGAGCCAATTGGTGGCCCATAACGGCACCAAAATGATCCATCCCGTCCGTCACGTAAATACGCATTCTATTCATAATCAGGGTCCTCCAACCTCACGAGACTTGAATAGCGGCAACTTGATGCCTTTGACCTGTCTGAGCGGTCTCTCAGGGCGCCCTCCTCAAATGACAACCCTGAGGACACACATGCAACTATCTCGCGGGCACCCTGCCTGCGCTCATGATGTCACAGCGCCCTACCGCAGCAGCTACAGGGAGCTTCACCCTAATACTCATTACCAGGAGCACTTGCCCAGCGACTTGGACAATATGTCCATTGAGACGTTTGAATGTGACATGGAGTCTGTCCTCCATGACACCCTCATGGATGGCGGGGGGCTGGACTTTAATTTTGACCCTGCGGCCGGGTCTCAAGTGTTCCCCCAGAGGGTCAAGACAACCTCACACAGCTGA
- the atf5a gene encoding uncharacterized protein atf5a, protein MDRMMMATPSPVWKTLRACPADPLALSHPQANPSQSQGCRGEVSEGSQHLIGDVLTDWMTEEVDFSSYLPNPPSPPSSTNASLPPSPLRNDIQVPSDLEVMTSLLQEELAQLEDYFLSEPLLEKGLRLGKCDRGPLMTGPQPFNQLPYASYSAPNSSETSPFLLSLASGELDLLGVCGGAVGRSKIPRHTPYSCGRPSPCVRKRIPDSVRLSENYDNSSSSKGINSGNPSLSYCCVEEEQSVGKGYCLGSAVELRKCAILAKEEKNCCFSHNALGNAKLGGGFHFGASLDDSSKKEDLLMYSMREVSAGTANSGTANSEVLNSIKTGVEVTKATVSWKAQSSESCYLSTPPQSETYHSFFTEQVKAENLQIGQHDLHCNFLEDPGPECLLMARDSPNLESCSLEEDHCAVKYEFDVIPSEVGGERKQKKRDQNKTAAHRYRQRKRAELDSLEEQLHCLEGRNRELRDKAESVEREIQYVKDLLIEVYKARSQRLKQDTTG, encoded by the exons ATGGACAGAATGATGATGGCGACGCCGTCTCCTGTTTGGAAGACGCTTCGTGCGTGCCCGGCAGACcccctcgctctctctcacccACAGGCTAAccccagccaatcacaggggtGCAGGGGGGAGGTGTCAGAGGGGAGTCAGCACTTAATTG GTGATGTTCTCACCGACTGGATGACGGAAGAAGTGGACTTCTCCTCGTACCTCCCGaaccctccctcccctccttccTCCACAAACGCCTCCCTTCCCCCGTCACCCCTTCGCAATGACATCCAGGTGCCCTCCGACTTAGAGGTCATGACCTCTCTGCTGCAAGAGGAACTAGCCCAACTGGAAGACTACTTCCTGTCCGAGCCACTGCTGGAGAAAGGTCTCAGGCTGGGGAAATGCGACCGGGGTCCGCTGATGACGGGCCCTCAACCGTTCAATCAGCTGCCCTACGCGTCGTACTCCGCACCCAACTCATCGGAAACCAGCCCGTTTCTTCTAAGCCTGGCAAGCGGAGAACTGGACTTGCTCGGCGTATGCGGGGGGGCGGTAGGGCGGTCCAAAATTCCCAGGCACACGCCATATAGCTGCGGTCGCCCCAGCCCGTGCGTTAGAAAAAGAATCCCAGACAGTGTGAGATTAAGTGAAAATTATGACAACAGTTCAAGTTCCAAAGGAATCAACTCAGGTAACCCATCACTCAGTTACTGCTGTGTGGAAGAGGAGCAGTCAGTGGGGAAAGGCTACTGCCTGGGCAGTGCCGTCGAGCTCCGAAAATGTGCCATTTtagcaaaagaagaaaaaaactgctgcTTCAGTCACAACGCTCTTGGCAACGCAAAGCTCGGTGGTGGATTCCATTTCGGCGCCTCACTTGACGACTCGTCAAAGAAAGAAGATCTGTTGATGTACAGCATGAGGGAGGTGAGCGCCGGCACCGCTAACAGCGGCACGGCTAACAGCGAGGTGCTGAACAGCATCAAGACTGGCGTGGAGGTGACAAAAGCGACGGTTTCCTGGAAAGCCCAGAGCAGTGAAAGTTGTTATCTTTCgacaccaccccagtctgagACCTATCATAGCTTCTTCACCGAGCAGGTCAAAGCGGAGAATCTGCAGATAGGGCAGCATGACTTGCACTGCAATTTCCTGGAGGATCCGGGTCCAGAGTGTCTTTTGATGGCAAGGGACAGTCCGAACTTGGAATCCTGCAGTTTGGAAGAAGACCACTGTGCTGTGAAATACGAATTTGACGTCATTCCTTCAGAAGTCGGAGGAGAGCGCAAACAGAAGAAGAGGGATCAGAACAAAACGGCCGCTCATAG GTATCGGCAAAGAAAAAGGGCAGAGTTAGATTCTCTGGAAGAGCAGCTGCACTGCCTGGAAGGGAGGAACCGTGAGCTGCGCGACAAGGCAGAGTCCGTCGAGCGTGAAATCCAGTACGTCAAAGACCTCCTGATCGAAGTTTACAAAGCCAGAAGCCAAAGGCTAAAGCAGGACACAACAGGATAA